A single genomic interval of Vallitalea longa harbors:
- a CDS encoding type II TA system antitoxin MqsA family protein, translated as MKDNLVFCEECRNDVTYTITEEKMNGTLKGESYEYMGKVARCTECGKEVYVAEINDYNLKALYDVYRKRNGIIALDKVLEISEKYSIGKRPLSLLLGWGEQTFSRYCDGDIPSKQYSDILQQIYDDPNYYNEILEQNKNNLKTTTTYEKSKRKIKSILGINSVSKPKIDVAISYLLNQCEDVTPLALQKALYYIQGFYYAFYKTFLFSNDCEAWVHGPVYREIYNRYSGYHFDPIKKTEDFDVSVFSVLEKAILDSVIKNLCCYSGKVLERFTHSESPWIETRGDLSVDVPSNRIIDKKLIGSYFIAVKEKYDMLTPVDIKVYAQKMFEEM; from the coding sequence ATGAAAGATAATCTGGTTTTTTGTGAAGAATGTAGAAATGATGTAACTTATACTATTACGGAAGAAAAAATGAATGGAACTTTAAAGGGTGAGTCATATGAATATATGGGAAAAGTTGCTAGATGTACAGAATGCGGAAAAGAAGTTTACGTCGCTGAGATAAATGATTATAATCTAAAAGCACTTTATGATGTATATAGAAAAAGAAATGGTATTATTGCTCTGGATAAAGTGTTAGAAATATCTGAAAAATACTCAATAGGAAAAAGACCATTATCTTTGCTATTGGGATGGGGAGAACAGACTTTTTCTAGATATTGTGATGGCGATATACCTAGTAAACAGTATTCAGATATTTTACAACAAATCTATGATGATCCTAATTATTATAATGAAATACTTGAACAAAATAAAAACAACCTAAAGACTACCACAACCTATGAAAAAAGTAAAAGAAAAATAAAAAGTATTTTAGGAATCAATAGTGTGAGTAAGCCAAAAATAGATGTAGCAATTAGTTATTTACTTAACCAATGTGAAGATGTTACTCCTTTGGCTTTGCAAAAAGCATTGTACTATATTCAGGGATTTTACTATGCATTTTATAAAACATTTTTATTTTCAAATGATTGCGAAGCTTGGGTGCATGGACCTGTATATAGAGAGATTTACAATCGATATTCAGGGTATCATTTTGACCCTATTAAGAAAACAGAGGATTTTGATGTGTCAGTATTTTCTGTGTTAGAAAAAGCTATATTAGACAGTGTTATAAAAAATTTATGCTGTTATAGCGGAAAGGTTCTTGAGAGGTTTACACATTCAGAAAGCCCTTGGATTGAGACACGTGGGGATTTATCTGTAGATGTTCCTTCCAATCGAATAATTGATAAAAAATTGATTGGAAGTTATTTCATAGCTGTAAAAGAAAAATATGATATGCTGACACCTGTTGACATTAAAGTATATGCACAAAAAATGTTTGAAGAAATGTAA